Genomic window (Luteibacter yeojuensis):
TGTTGATGCGCACGCCGTGATTGGCCTCGTCCTTGAACCCGGCGGACACGCCGACCGGATTGAACAGCAGATGCTTGAAGCCGCCGTCCGCACGGATGCGCGTCGTGAAGATACCCGGCTCGTCCGAGGCTTCGAGCACCACGGCACCGGCACCGTCGCCGAACAGCACGCAGGTCTCGCGCTCATTCCAGTCGACCATGCGGGTCAGCGTTTCGGCACCGATCACCAGGGCTTTCTTCGACTGGCCCGTGCGGACGAAGGCGTTGGCGACGCCCAGCGCGTAGACGAAGCCCGAACAGGCGGCGTTGACGTCGAACGCGGCGCAACCGTTCGCGCCCAGGCGATGCTGGACGAGGCAGGCGGTCGAAGGAAAGATGATGTCGGGCGTGGTCGTGCCGAGCACGATGAGGTCGATCTCCGACGCCTTGACGCCGGCCGCCTCGAGCGCGCGCTGCGCGGCGAGGAAGGCGAGGTCGCCGGTGGTTTCGCCTTCCGCGGCGACATGGCGCTGGGTAATGCCCGTGCGCGTGCGGATCCACTCGTCGCTCGTATCGACGATCTTTTCGAGGTCGGCATTGGTCAGCACTTTCTCGGGAAGCGCGCTGCCGGTACCGATGATGCGGGCGTATTTCAGAACCGTATCCCCAGTGGTGATTGCCACAAACGCAAAACGGCGCGTTGCCGCGCCGCCTGCGTTTTGATCGTCCCTATGGAAGGGGGATCAATCCTCGACTTCGACCGCGCCGCGGGTGTCGATGACCTTCTTGCCACGGTAGAAGCCGTCCTTGGTCACGTGGTGACGCAGGTGCACTTCGCCGCTGGTCGGATCGGTCGACAGCTGCACGGACTTCAGCGCATCGTGCGAACGACGCATGCCGCGGGTGGACGGGGTCTTGCGGCTCTTGGCAACGGCCATGACAAATCTCCAGCGAAATTACTTTATGAGTCCGCGGAGTGCCGCGAACGGGTTTTCAGATTTTTCCGTCGAGGGCATGTCGTCCTCGTCGGGTCCCAATACGTCGTCGGGCAGCTCGTAGTCCGGATTCACCGGCACCAGGGGCAGCGCCAACAGCAGTTCGTCCTCGATCGTCGCGACCGGATCGAGCTTACCGTCTTCCTCGACCAGCAGTGCCTCGTAACCGGGAGGGAGCGAAGCCTCTTCGCTTTCCTCGACGATCAGTCCGAGACGCGCATCCACTTCCACCGGTAGCTGGAAAGGCTCCAGCGAACGCTGACAGATGACGGTCAATACAGCCTTCGCGCGTACGGCCACGTAGGCAGTGCCGAATTCGTCGCGACCGAAATCCAGCGCATAGGTTACGTCACCTTCGGTGGACGCGACCACCTCGCCCAGGCGCGAGAACGCCGATACGGGGAGTTGACCCTGGAACGAACGCCGCGCACGAACTTCGCGCCAAGCGTCCACGGACGATGGCAATGTCACGGACATAATCGGGAAATGGTAGGCATCAACATCCCTGAAGTCAACCGGTTAGGGAGCAGGACAGGGCTGCGCCGCACTTTTGCGCGGCGCGGCGACTTTCGGGCAGACTCCTCGCCACCGGGGCAGTTTGCCGCCACGCGCCCACGAAGGGGAAGAGTCCGCGTGTTTTCCTTTGCCTATTATGCACTTGCCGCGACGATCGCGATCGCCGTCGGTCTGTGCGCGTGGCTGCTCCGCCACCAGCGCTCGCGCCGGCGGCATGGCGCCCTACAAGACCTGATGGACAATGCCGACCGGCTCGAGGCCGATCTCAAGGACTGCCGCGACCGGCTCCAGCGTGCTCACGCCGTCATGTCGGTCAGCCCGGACATCCCCGCCTACGGCGAGGTGGAAGCCCAGCAGGCCGTCGATTCGGGGCTTCGCGCCCTGCTCCGGCAGCGCCTGTGGATCCGCGACCGCGCATCGGACGCCAGCCAGCGCGAGCTGGACGAGGCCGTGGACGCGCTGGTCAGGGCCCGTCACCAGCTCGAGCCGCGCCTGCGGGCGCTGGACGACGCCCAGGCCGCTCTGGACACCGCCGTCCGCGAACACATCCACAAGGAGTTCTGAGTGTCTCCGCAGCCCACCGTCGTCCTCGCCTCGACCTCCCGCTATCGGGCTGGGCTATTGCGCCGTCTCCTCGACCATTTCGAACAGGCCGCGCCCGGGACGAACGAGGCGCCCCTCGAAGGCGAGCGCCCCGCCGCGCGGGCGGCTCGCCTGGCCGAGGCCAAGGCGAGGGACGTGGCCGCCGGCTTCCCCGGCGCGGTCGTCATCGGTTCCGACCAGGTGGCCGACCTCGAGGGCCGGGTGCTCGACAAGCCGGGTACCGTGCAGGGCGCGCATGCCCAGCTGGCGGCGAGTTCCGGCCGCGACGTGGTCTTCCACACGGCCGTCTGCGTGATCGACCTCCGCGGCGATGCGACCACGCATGTCGACGAGACCCGGGTCCGCTTCCGCGAGCTCTCGGCCGACGACATCGCGCGTTACGTGGAACGCGAACGGCCCCTGGATTGCGCGGGGAGCTTCAAATGCGAAGGCCTCGGCATCGCGTTGTTTGAGCGGATCGACAACGAGGACCCGACGGCGTTGGTGGGCCTGCCATTGATCGCGACCTCACGCCTGCTGCGGGCCGCGGGCGTCGTTCTTCCCTGAGATAGCTTCTGAAGGAACGGCTATAGCGACGAGGGAATGTGCCTCACCGCTTCATCGCTTCGTTGGCTTCTCGCCGCTATAGCGGCTCCTACAGACTTCCGGCCTTATATGCGGACATCCACACGACGCAATCGTCCGGATTGCCGGCCTGACCGCGAGACGGGCGCGCCCTGCCCTCGTACAACGCGAAGCTGCGCCGCTTATCGAACGCTTCCACGCGTCCGGCCGGCCGCACGATATCCACGCGCGCGCAGATCGACCCGAGCCAACGGCGTGCCTCCACGTCGTGCAACTTCGATTCGTCGACCGCGAGCAGGATCCTGCTTCCCGCGTGCGTCGCAAGACCCGCCTCGTCGAGCCCCCATGCCGCAAGCTGCGGCGCGCGGCCATGCTTCACGTTCAGTGGGCTGTCCAGCGAATACACCGTATGCGCCGCGCCAAGTTCGAAGCGCAGCTCCGCGGCGAGCATGAAATTGTCGGCGACGACGATCGCGTCCGGCGCCGCATCGAGTTCGCGCTTCACCGCCGCCGCGCTTTCGCGCCAGCCGGTGAAGTTGGTGGGAAACGCCTTCATGCCGGCGAGCACGGTCGCGCCGTGCGTGGATGCGGCGAGGCCGAGGTAACCGAGCCCCGCGGCCAGCCCGAGCCCGGCCAGCGCGAATCCCGCGTAGACGGTGCGCCGCCACGCCGTCCCCGCCTCGCGCAGGAAAAACGGCAGCGCGATGCACGCCACGAGGTAGCCAGGCAGCGGCCAGTGCGCGCGGAAGCGCAGGTCGTCGGCGAACAGGCCGAGGACGAAGTACGCCACGACGAAGGTTCCGGCGACGACGGCGATGGCATCGAACGGCGCTTCCGCGCGCCGGCGCCAGGCACGCCAGATGGCCCAGAGCATCGCCGCCCAGGCCAGGGGCGTACAGGCCACCGCTTGCTCGAGCGGTTGCGCCAGCGCATCCGCGTGGAATTGCCAGGGGTTCCGGTCCAGCAGCTGGAAAGCCAAGCCCGCGCCGTGCGCAGCGAGGTTGTAGAGCACGATGGGCAGCAGGCCGAGCGCGGCCACGCCCATCGCCATCCAGAAGCCCGGACGCCGCCACTGCCTCCGGCCGCGCGGTGTGAGCAGCAGGAACAACAGGCCACCCAGCATCGGCATGGCCGCCCGGTAGTGTGTCATCCACGCGATGGCGAGGCCGCCGCCGAGGAGGAGCCAGTCGCGGATGCGGTTCCGCTCCAGCGCGGCGAGGAGGCCCTGCAACGCGAGCAAGGTGGCGAACGTCAGCGGGACATCGGGCAACGCGAGCACGCCGAGGCTGCCCACCAGCGGAAGCAGCGTCACGAACGTGGCCGCCTGCCAGCGCGCCGCCTCGTCCCCGTCACGCGCGGCCATCGCCCCCACCTGCCAGGGCAGGAGCGCGCCGAGGATCAGAAACGGCAGGCGCATGGGCAACAGTCCATGGCCGAACAGTCCTTCGGAAAGCGCGATCAGCCAGGCAGTCAGCGGCGGAAGGTCGCTGTAGCCCCAGGCGGGCGCGAGGCTCTCCTGCCAATAAAAGGCCTCGTCACCGAAAGGCGACAAGCTGCACGCTATCACCAGCTTCACGACACACGCCACCACGAACACGGCGAGAAAGATGCCTCGCCAGGATCGCGCGTGCGCGGCTACACTCGAACGCTCACCCATCGACATGGCCAGGCCGGGGGGCACACGCATCGATCATGTCCGCGACGAATCCACACCACGACGAAATGCTCAGGCACCGGCTGGACGCCGCCCTCGCCCAGGTCAACGGCGTACTGCTGGGCAAGCCGCGCCAGGTGAAGCTGGCCTTCACCTGCCTGATCGCCGGCGGCCACCTGCTGCTCGAAGATGTGCCGGGCGTGGGCAAGACCACGCTGGCGCATGCGCTAGCGGCGACGTTCGACCTCGAATTCCAGCGCATCCAGTTCACCAGCGACTTGTTGCCCTCGGACATTATCGGCGTGAGCGTGTACGAGCGCGAGACGGGCGAGTTCCGCTTCCACCCAGGCCCCATCTTCACCAGCCTGCTGCTCGCCGACGAGATCAACCGTGCGACGCCGAAATCGCAGAGCGCGCTGCTCGAGGCGATGGCCGAGGGCCAGACGACGGTGGACGGCGTGACCCGCGAACTGCCGAAGCCGTTCTTCGTCGTCGCGACGCAGAATCCGCTGGATCTCGCCGGCACGTTCCCCCTGCCCGATTCGCAGCTCGACCGCTTCATGCTCCGCCTGAGCCTCGATTATCCCGACCCGGCCGCGGAACGGGCGCTCCTCACCGGCGAGGACCGGCGCGACATGATGGCCTCGCTCGCGCCGCGTCTCGACGTGGCGGCCATCGGCCAGCTGCATGCGGCGGCCCTCGCGATCAAGGTCAGCGGAACGCTGCTCGATTACCTGCAGGCCCTGCTCAGTGCCAGCCGCAAGCACAATGAGGTGCGCGTGGGGCTGTCGCCTCGCGCGGGCCTCGCCTTGCTGGCGGCGGCGCGCGCCTGGGCGTTGATCAGCGGACGCGATTACGTCATTCCGGAAGACCTGCAGACGGTGTTCGTGCCCGCGGCCGCCCATCGCCTCGTGCCCGCGCGCGGCAGCCTTCGCGAAGCCATCGCGCGCGCCATCCTTGCCGAGACGCCGGTGCCCTGATGCCGCCTCGGGCCCAGCGGCTTGTCGCCTGGGCGGAACGCCGCCTGCCTTCGCTGACCCGGTTCCGCCGGCCGGAGCCTTTGCCGATCCAGCTCCACCGCCGGCGCATCTACATCGTGCCCACGGGTTTCGGCATCGGCTTCTCCGTGCTGCTCGCGGTGATGCTGGTCGGCGCGTTGAACTACGCGAACAACGCCGCGCTGATGCTCACCTGCCTGCTCGGCGCCGCCGCCGTGGGCAGCATGCTGGTCGCCTTCCGCGTCCTCAACGGTCTTACCATCGGTGGCGTGCGCGCGGGCACGGCGCGTGCCGGCGAAACCATCCACGTCTCGCTCGACGTCGGCGCCAGCCAGCGCGAACGCATGGCGGTGCGGCTCGACGTCGGCCTTCGCGAATTCGTGTTCGTCGTGCCGGCTGGTGGCGCGACCACCGTGGAGTTCGAGTTGCCCACCGAGTTTCGCGGCTGGCTGGCCCTGCCGCGTATGCGCGTGCACAGCCGCTGGCCGCTGGGCCTGTTCCGCGTGTGGAGCTGGCTGCATCCCGACCGGCCGGTGCTCGTCTATCCGCGTCCCGAGGCCCTCGGCCCGAAACCGTTCGAGCCGCGCGGCGACACCGACCGCGGACGCCCGCGTCCCGGCGACGAGCCGGCCGCGCTGCGCGAATACCGCCCGGGCGATCCGCGCCGGCAGATCGCCTGGAAACTCAGCGCGCGCCACCACGGCCTGCTGGTGAAAGACCTCGAACAACCCGCGCCGCAGGAAGACTGGCGGCTGGACTGGGACGGCATGCACGGCCTGGACGACGAGTCGCGCATCGCCCGGCTCGCGCGCTGGATCGACGAGGCGAGGGAATCCGGACGGCGCTGGAGCCTGCGCCTTCCGGACGGCTATTTCGACGTCGCCCAGGGCGACGAGCACTACCACCGCTGCATGACCGCCCTGGCGTTGCGCCCATGACCGGCTTCCGCCCCTCCCTCCGGCGAAAGCCGTCGAGCGAGCCGATACTGGACAGGCGGCCGTTCGACCTGCTCTGCCTCACCATGGGTTTCGTGCTGCTGGTGCACGCGGCGCACCTGCCATGGTGGCTCACGACGGTGCTGGCGATCGTCCTCGTCGCGCGCTGGCAGCAGCGCCGCAGCGGCGGCCGGAACGCGCCGATCTGGATCAAGTTGCCGCTCATCGGCCTGCTGCTGGGCACCGTGATCGTGCAGAACGGCACCCTCTTCGGGCGCGAACCCGGCAGCGCGTTCGCCGTCGGCCTGCTCGTCCTCAAGCTGCTCGAGAGCGAACATCGCCGCGATGCGCGCGTCGGCATCGCCTTCGCCTGCTTTGCGCTCATGAGCGCCCTGCTCTTCGACCAGGGCCTGGTCGCGAGTTTCTTCGTCTGCCTGGGTATCGTCCCCGCGCTTGCGACACTGCGCTCGCTGGAAGAAGTCGAGCCACAGGCCACGCCCTGGGCGCGCGAATTCACGCCGGTGCTGCTCGCCCTGCTCGCCGCCGTCCCGTTGTCGCTGTTCGCCTTCCTCTTCGTGCCGCGCCTCAGTTCGCCGCTGTGGGGCACGCCGCAAAGCGGCCAGGCCGTCACGGGGCTTTCGAACCGGCTGGCTCCCGGCGACATGCTCGACCTGATGACCGACGACACGCCGGCGCTGCGGGTGACCTTCACCGGCGCGCCGCCGCCGAACGCCGCACGCTATTTCCGCGCCTATACGATGCAATCGTTCGACGGCAAGGGCTGGAGCCCCGGTTACCGCAACTCGCGCCGCCCGCCATCGAGGGCCGACTACGGTAGTCAGTTCGCGTACCAGTTCTCCATGGAACCCACGCACGACCGGGTGCTGCCGATGCTCGACCTTCCCACCGCGGCACCGGCCGACGCGATCATGCGGGCCGACCATACCGTGCTGGCGAAGCGGCGCGTCGACGAGGTCACATCGTTCACCGGCTACGCCGCCAGCACCTATCGGCTCGAACCGTCGCTCGACGACGAGGTGCGCCGCGAAAACCTGCAACTCCCCGCCGGGGTGGGCCCTCAGGCGCGCGCACTCGCGGCGTCCTGGGTCGAGCGCTACGGCGAAGACCGCGCGGCGATCGCCCGCGCCGCGCTCGCGATGTTTCACACGAATTTCTCTTACACGCTCGCCCCGGAACCGCTCGGACGCGATCGCATCGACGACTTCCTGTTCGCGACCCGCGAGGGCTATTGCGAGCACTACGCTTCCGCCTTCACGTTCCTCATGCGCGCCGCGGGCATTCCGGCGCGTGTCGTCACGGGATACCAGGGCGGCTACTGGAACGGCACGGCCCGCTACCTCCTGGTCCGCCGGTCGGACGCGCATGCCTGGTCGGAGGTATGGCTGGAAGGCCGCGGGTGGGTCCGCTTCGATCCCACCGCGGCGGTACGTCCGGAACGCGTGCAGCTGGGTGCCGCCGCGGCGAACGCGGGACACGGCGGCGACGAAGGCCTGCTCGACTTCCCCTGGCTGCGCGACCTCCGCGACCGCTGGGACGTCGTCAACCAATGGTGGAACCGGGGCGTTATCGGTTTCGACGCGCTGCGTCAGCAGGGACTGCTGCAGCCGTTCGGCATCGCCCGCGCCGAGGTGTCGGACCTGGCTATGATCTTCGCCGTCGGTTGTGCCGTGCTGGTCGCCGTCGCGCTGGGTTGGGCCTTGTTCCAGCGCCGCGAGGGCGATGCCCTCGACGCGTCGATGCGCCGGCTCCAGCGGAAGCTCGCCAGGGCGGGCGTGTCGCGAAGGACCGGTGAAGGACCGAGGCATTTCCTTGCACGCGCCGCACGCGCGTTGCCCGGGCAAAGAAATGCGTTGGAAAGGTTGAGCGAGCTTTACTTGCGGTCGCGCTACGGGCATGACGAACCGCCGCCTGAATCGGTCACCCGGTTCCGGCGCGAGGTGAAGGAATTAAAGACGCGCCGCGTGGTCAAATAGGGGCATGGTATCGGCCGTGCCCCGGTATTCCAGGAGACGTGACATGTCCATGTACAAACCGCTGGCCATCGCCGCGGCGACTCTCGCACTCGGCGCCTGCGCCACGGTGCCCCAGCCGCTACAGGGCCAGTTCAACAACGTATCCACGGCCGGTGCCCAGCAGGGCGGCGCGCCGGGCGCCAAGGTGCGTTGGGGCGGCGAGATCATCAAGACCGAGCCGGGTCCGCAGCAGACCTGCTTCTTCGTCCTGTCCGAGCCGCTGGACGACCAGGCGCGGCCCACCGCGGGCAAGAGCGAAAGCCAGGGCCGCTTCGTCGCCTGCCGCGACGGCTTCTACGATCCGGAAGTGTTCACCCGCGGCCGCGAGATCACGGTCACCGGCACGCTGCATGGCGCGGTCACGCAAAAAGTCGGCGAATTCGATTACGCCTACCCGCGCGTCGAGGCCGACGTGGTTTATCTGTGGCCGAAGCGCGTTCCGGTCACCCGCTACCCGCCAGGTTTCTACGACCCGTTCTGGGGACCGGGCTGGGGTCCGTACGGTTACGGCCCGTGGGGCGATCCGTTCTGGTACCGCCCGCGCACGATCATCGTGCCGCGTCCGGTCTACCACCACCCGCCCCCGCCTCGTAAATGAGGCAACAAGAAAAGCCGGCGCAAGCCGGCTTTTTTGTTTTCCGGCATGCCTTCGACCGGATCCACGCTCCTACCATCAAGCGTCGTCGGCATTGCCCGGGGAAGGGGGCGTGAGTCCTGCCGATTCGCGGCCATATAGACCAAATTGGCTATATGCGGGGCTCTCAGCTCATCTAGAGTGACGGCCAAGAGCTGTGATGCTCTGCCCCATCCCGGAGCAATAAACACATGGACGTCGTCATTTACCGCCTGTACCGGGTCGTCGGTGTCGCTCTTTTCGCCGTGCTCACCGCCTGCGCGACACAGACCCCCGTCTCCCATCGGACCGATGCCGGGTCCGTCGCCTCAACCGCTTACGCGGCGCACCCAGCCAGCACGGCCACCTTGGGGGCCACGGGTTCCGCCCCGCAACAGGTGCAACCCGACGGGCCGACCGTCGCGAGGCACCTGACCGAGCGCTACACGGATGTCTCGGCAAACTGCGGCTCCGCCCAGCGCCCGTCGTTCCTCTGCTCCGGCGTTCTCTTCAGGGCTACCGTTCCCGGACCCTACCATTCATGGAATCCGAATCCCTCGAACCCCAAGGGGACCGTATCGTTTTCATGGCTGCGCAAGGACGCGAAGTTCCGCACTATCTATACACCCCGGTATTCGAACGGCTTCATCTTCCTTCCCAACGTGTATGCCGACGATTACGGTTTCCACGAGACGGAAGTGGTGTGCGTGTATCCCATCGATGCGCATACAGACTCACGCTCCGATCTCGGTTGCGGTCCGCTTCCGAACAACCCATCCGCCAGCGCCACCTGCAGCAAACTGGGCATCACGACAGGCGCGGCGTGGGTCGCACATTATCGGAAGGGCAACGTTCCTGAGTACATGTGCAGTTTTTACGTCTCCATCGGCACCGCCAATTCCGCGGTAACGTTCTCGAGGATGGGCGAAGCCATGCGCAGCCTCCCCGAAACCTTCTATGCGATCACTCCCGGCCGTAGCTACACGAACGAACTATTGGTTCGCGCATGGCCGCAAAATATCCATGCCACCGTACCGATCGAGGCGTTTTTTTATCAGATGGGCGCCATCAACGGCCTGGCGAATGCGCAAGCCGATCAGCGCGATTTCTTTACGACGTCCCGACGCTGGGTGCCCGTCATACGCATGACCATGCCTCAAGCCGCCTCACAGGACGCGACCTTCCAATACCTGCCCAACGAGCAGGCGGTGGCCAGGCCGTAATGCCTGGACGCGACCGCCCGGACAGGCCTGACACCTGACAGGTCAGCCCGGGGGCCAGGTCATGTGCCGGCCCGCGAGCAGGTGCACATGGATGTGGAAGACGGTCTGGCCGCCGTGGGTGTTGGTGTTGACCACGGTACGGTAACCGTCCTGCGCGAAGCCCTGTGCCTTCGCATAAGCCGCCGCCGCCAGCAGCAACTTGCCCAGGAGTTCGGCGTCACCCGCGGTCGCATCGTTCAACGTGGCGATGGCGCGCTTCGGAATGAACAACACGTGCACCGGGGCCTGCGGGTTGAGGTCGCGGAAGGCCAGTACCTCGTCGTCTTCGTAGACGATGTCGGCGGGGATCTCGCGGCGGACGATCTTGGCGAAAATGGTGTCGGTCATCGGAAGTCCCTGTGCTATCAGCCGAGCGATTGCCGGCTGCCGAAGGCGTGGGCCAGCGTGCCGCGGTCGACGAACTCGAGTTCGCCGCCCAGCGGTACGCCATGGGCGAGGCGCGTGGCGCGGATGCCGGCGGCTTTCGCCAGCTGGCCGATGTAATGGGCGGTGGCTTCGCCTTCCACGGTCGGGTTGGTTGCGATGATCATTTCCTCGACATCGCCCTCACCCAGACGTTCCGCCAGCAGCGGCAGGCCCAGTTCGTCCGGGCCGAGACCGTCGAGCGGCGACAGCCGGCCCAGCAGCACGAAGTAGTGGCCGCGGTAGCCGGTGGCCTGCTCGATCGCGGCAAGGTCGGAAGGCGACTCGACCACGCACAGCACCTGCCGGTCGCGGCTGGCGTTCGCGCACAGCGAACAGACCGGCGTTTCGCTGAAGTTGCGGCAGCGCGTGCAGTTGCCCACGTCGCGCATGGCGGACTCCAGCGCGGAGGCAAGGCGCAGCCCCCCCTGGCGCTCGCGCTCCAGCAGGTGGAAAGCCATGCGCTGCGCGCTCTTGGCACCGACGCCGGGAAGGCAGCGCAAAGCGTCGATCAGTTCGCCGAGGAGGCGGGAGCCGTTGCTCATCGTAGGTGGCGCTCAGACCGTCAGAACGGCATCTTGAAGCCGGGCGGCAGGTTGAGGCCGGCGGTGACGCCGCCCAGACGGCTGCGGCTCAGTTCGGCGATCTTGTTCACCGCGTCGTTGATCGCGGCGGCGACCAGGTCCTCGGCCATCTCCGGATCGTCGGCGAAGGCCTGACGATCGATATGCACCGCGCGCACCTCGTGGCCACCGCTCATCGTGACGGTGACGAGACCACCGCCGGCGCTGCCGGTGATTTCCGTCTTGGCGAGTTCGTCCTGCGCACGCTTCATCTCGTCCTGCATGCGCTGGGCCTGCTGCATCAGCTGACCGATTTGACCTTTCACGTTCCTGGCTCCACGGGTTTGATCGATTGCGGGATGACGCGCGCGTCGAATTCACGCTTGAGCGTCTGTACGAGCGGATCGGCTTCCATCGAAGCCTCCGCGTTGGCCTGCGCGTCGCTGGCTGCCTGCGCCTTGCGTTCCGCCGGCGTACCCAGGTTCCCCCGGTCGGCCACGAAGCGGAAGCGGACGCGGCGGCCGAGGGCCTGCGAGACCTTTTCTTCCATCTGGCTGGTCAAGGGCTCCACCGCCAGGTGCATGTGCGACGGCGTGAGCGCCAGCACCATGCCCTCGCCATCGATCTCGCGCAGCGAGCAGTTCTGCGCCAGCTGGCCAATGGGACCGCGCAGGTTCGCGCGCTCCACGATGTCGTGCCAGTCCGGCAGGCCATTGGCACCGACCGCGATGGGACGCGGCGGGGCCGCCGGAGCGGGCGCGGGCGCCGTGGGGGCGGCCTGGGCAGGCGCCGACGGACGCGAGGTGACCGCCGCAGCGACCGGCTCGCGTCCTGCCTCGGCGGCCTGTGGGAGCCGCTTCAGCGGCGATCCGGCGGCAGCGGGTCCGCTCGCCGCGGCGGCAGCCGCCAGCGGACGCGGCCCCGACGCCCCCTGCCCCGCCTCCGCCGGCCGGAACGCGTGCATGCGCAACAGCACCATCTCGAAGCCGATGCGTGCATCGGGCGCCATGGGCAGCTCGCGGCGGCCGTTGGTCGCGATCTGGTAGTAAAGCTGGACGTCTTCGGGGGCGAGGCGCGCGGCCAGGTCGGCAAGACCGGCGTCGCTCTCCTCGCCACGATAGCCCGGCACCAGCTGGATCAGCTGCACGCGGTGCAGCACGGTGGCGAGGTCGTCGAGCACGCCGCCGAAATCCGGCGAGAACGAAGCGATGCGGTCGGACTCGGCCATGAGCGCCGCACCGTCGCCGGCCGCCAGCGCCTCGAGCACGCCCAGCACCTGGCCGCGCTCCACGCTGCCTAGCATGGCGCGCACGTCGGCCGCGCGCAGCGAACCGCCGCCGTAGGCGATGGCCTGGTCGAGCAGCGAGAGGCCGTCGCGCAGCGAGCCGTCGGCGCCATGCGCGAGTTCGACGATCGCCTCGTCTTCGTAATCGATGGCCTCGGCACCGAGGATATGGCGCATCTGCCCGGAGATCTGCTCGGGCAGCAGGCGCTTCAGGTTGAACTTGAGGCAGCGCGACAGCACGGTGACCGGCAGCTTCTGCGGGTCGGTGGTGGCGAGCAGGAACTTGACGTGCGGCGGGGGCTCTTCCAGCGTCTTCAGCAGAGCGTTGAAGGCCGGCTTCGAGAGCATGTGCACCTCGTCGACCAGGTACACCTTGAAGCGCCCGCGCGACGGTGCGTATTGCGCGTTCTCGATCACCTCGCGCACGTCGTCCACGCCGGTGTTGCTGGCCGCGTCGATCTCGAGGAGGTCGACGAAGCGGCCGGCGTCCACCGCCGTGCAGACGGCGCACTCGCCGCAGGGATCGGCCGATTCACCGCGCTCGCAGTTGAGCGACTTGGCGAAGATGCGCGCGATGGTGGTCTTGCCGACACCGCGGGTGCCGGTGAACAGGTAGGCGTGATGCATGCGCCCGGAGTCGAGCGCGTTGGTGAGCGCGCGGACCACGTGCTCCTGGCCCACCAGTTCGGCGAACTTGCGGGGGCGCCACTTGCGTGCGAGGACCTGATAGGACATGCGTAGTACCTTGGGACGACACTGGATTGTGCCAAGGACCGGGGGGTCGGGAAAGCTCGCCCCGAAAAGGCGATGACCCTGCCAGCCACACCCCGGCACCCGAATCGTCCGCTACCGTTGCTTCCTTCCGGACCTGGCGGGGTTTACGGGCTATCGTCGCGGGGGGACCGACAGGGCCACCATAAAGACTTGTGTTGTGGCGGAGAGGGCGGGATTCGAACCCGCGATACGCTATTAACGTATACACACTTTCCAGGCGTGCTCCTTAAACCACTCGGACACCTCTCCGCACTGGTACAACCTCTTCCCCGGCGTCCTGTCCGGCAAAGAAGCGGAAGGATAACCGGGTCGAGGCTGGCGAGACAAGAGTCGGCTCCGTTGCAGGAGCCGCTACAGCGGCGAGAGGCCAACGAAGCGACGAAACTG
Coding sequences:
- a CDS encoding Maf family nucleotide pyrophosphatase codes for the protein MSPQPTVVLASTSRYRAGLLRRLLDHFEQAAPGTNEAPLEGERPAARAARLAEAKARDVAAGFPGAVVIGSDQVADLEGRVLDKPGTVQGAHAQLAASSGRDVVFHTAVCVIDLRGDATTHVDETRVRFRELSADDIARYVERERPLDCAGSFKCEGLGIALFERIDNEDPTALVGLPLIATSRLLRAAGVVLP
- a CDS encoding beta-ketoacyl-ACP synthase III, giving the protein MKYARIIGTGSALPEKVLTNADLEKIVDTSDEWIRTRTGITQRHVAAEGETTGDLAFLAAQRALEAAGVKASEIDLIVLGTTTPDIIFPSTACLVQHRLGANGCAAFDVNAACSGFVYALGVANAFVRTGQSKKALVIGAETLTRMVDWNERETCVLFGDGAGAVVLEASDEPGIFTTRIRADGGFKHLLFNPVGVSAGFKDEANHGVRINMLGREVFKVAVKTLDSLVGETLEDAGMKEDEIDWLIPHQANLRIIEATAKRLNMSMDRVIVTVDKHANTSSGSVPLALDYAVRSGKVQRGQNLLLEAFGGGFTWASALLRY
- a CDS encoding AAA family ATPase — translated: MSATNPHHDEMLRHRLDAALAQVNGVLLGKPRQVKLAFTCLIAGGHLLLEDVPGVGKTTLAHALAATFDLEFQRIQFTSDLLPSDIIGVSVYERETGEFRFHPGPIFTSLLLADEINRATPKSQSALLEAMAEGQTTVDGVTRELPKPFFVVATQNPLDLAGTFPLPDSQLDRFMLRLSLDYPDPAAERALLTGEDRRDMMASLAPRLDVAAIGQLHAAALAIKVSGTLLDYLQALLSASRKHNEVRVGLSPRAGLALLAAARAWALISGRDYVIPEDLQTVFVPAAAHRLVPARGSLREAIARAILAETPVP
- a CDS encoding ArnT family glycosyltransferase, yielding MRVPPGLAMSMGERSSVAAHARSWRGIFLAVFVVACVVKLVIACSLSPFGDEAFYWQESLAPAWGYSDLPPLTAWLIALSEGLFGHGLLPMRLPFLILGALLPWQVGAMAARDGDEAARWQAATFVTLLPLVGSLGVLALPDVPLTFATLLALQGLLAALERNRIRDWLLLGGGLAIAWMTHYRAAMPMLGGLLFLLLTPRGRRQWRRPGFWMAMGVAALGLLPIVLYNLAAHGAGLAFQLLDRNPWQFHADALAQPLEQAVACTPLAWAAMLWAIWRAWRRRAEAPFDAIAVVAGTFVVAYFVLGLFADDLRFRAHWPLPGYLVACIALPFFLREAGTAWRRTVYAGFALAGLGLAAGLGYLGLAASTHGATVLAGMKAFPTNFTGWRESAAAVKRELDAAPDAIVVADNFMLAAELRFELGAAHTVYSLDSPLNVKHGRAPQLAAWGLDEAGLATHAGSRILLAVDESKLHDVEARRWLGSICARVDIVRPAGRVEAFDKRRSFALYEGRARPSRGQAGNPDDCVVWMSAYKAGSL
- a CDS encoding DUF58 domain-containing protein, which codes for MPPRAQRLVAWAERRLPSLTRFRRPEPLPIQLHRRRIYIVPTGFGIGFSVLLAVMLVGALNYANNAALMLTCLLGAAAVGSMLVAFRVLNGLTIGGVRAGTARAGETIHVSLDVGASQRERMAVRLDVGLREFVFVVPAGGATTVEFELPTEFRGWLALPRMRVHSRWPLGLFRVWSWLHPDRPVLVYPRPEALGPKPFEPRGDTDRGRPRPGDEPAALREYRPGDPRRQIAWKLSARHHGLLVKDLEQPAPQEDWRLDWDGMHGLDDESRIARLARWIDEARESGRRWSLRLPDGYFDVAQGDEHYHRCMTALALRP
- a CDS encoding YceD family protein, which gives rise to MSVTLPSSVDAWREVRARRSFQGQLPVSAFSRLGEVVASTEGDVTYALDFGRDEFGTAYVAVRAKAVLTVICQRSLEPFQLPVEVDARLGLIVEESEEASLPPGYEALLVEEDGKLDPVATIEDELLLALPLVPVNPDYELPDDVLGPDEDDMPSTEKSENPFAALRGLIK
- the rpmF gene encoding 50S ribosomal protein L32, which codes for MAVAKSRKTPSTRGMRRSHDALKSVQLSTDPTSGEVHLRHHVTKDGFYRGKKVIDTRGAVEVED